GTGTCGGCATTAAAATTGGTGAAACTTCCATTTTCAAAATCAATAAGGTCATTCATGCGGTTGTAATAACCGGAAACAGAAGAGCGCAGATTTCGGCCGATCCCTTGTTCATAAACCAATTCGTAAGAAGTGATGTCTTCGGGCTGGGGCTTAACGTCCAAGGAAGCTGCTTCACTCAGTTCATAAAAGCTCGGGTCACGAAATGCGGTACTGTAAATAAATTTAAAAGTGGACTGCCTGTATGGATCGTAAATGATTGCTGCGCGCGGACTCCACGATGGGTTGAACTGATCCAGGCGATCGTAAGATTGATCGTAGCGTATACCGGCGTTGAGATGGAGATTGGTTAGCACTTCAAAATCGTCCTGGGCGAAGATGCCATAATTTTGGCGTTGATCATATACGCTAGTGCTAAATCCGGTCACGGGTTCAAGTTGAAACACGTGGTTATTCTGGCTGAAATCATCACGAAACTCCCCACCGATGGTAAACAAATGACGGTCCCAGATTTTTTTGTTGACCTGTACCTCGCCGCCGGCCCATTCGCCGGTCTCTTGTTGTTGAAAAAAGATGGTGCCTGGTGCCGAGGCGCCATATGGTTGCGGGTAGCCGATCTCAAAAGCACTGCGATCATAGTAAACATTGGCGGAAACATCCAACGTATCCGAGAATTTGTGTTCGTATTTGAGCGTGACGTAACTGCGGTCGTCTATCGTGCGCAATCGCGAGTCGTTGAATGTGCTGCCATATTGTGCAGTTGGATTTCCCTTCTCACGGTTGATATACCCACCTTCCAGACCGAAATCCCTGTAACTGATCGAGCCAAAAAAACTGCCAAAGCCGTCGTCGTCCAGATTGTGTGCGATGCCATTGTTCTGTGCCGGCGTATCGTATTGCGGATAAAACAGATTTTCCTGCCCGTCACTTCTGTAGACCGTGCCGGACAGCAAAAATTGTAAGCTATTGGTGAATTGGCCGCCGATGGTCGCACGCCCCGAGTAGGCATTGTAGCTTCCGTACATGCCGGAGGTTTCCACACCGTCGATCTGTTTCCCCTGACGAGTAATGACATTGACAACACCCAAAAAGGCGTTGTTTCCGTAGAGCACGGATCCCGGACCGTGGATGACCTCGACGCGGTCAATCAAATCGACATCCAGAAGGAACGATGTATCGACGGCCGCACTATCGTTGAGGTCGTTGTTGATGCGGTGCCCATTGACGAGCAGCAAGACATGGTTGTTGGCCTCGCCAAGGTTGACGCCGCGCGTGCCCAGGTAATCGTAGTCGCGGTCGTAGGAAACATAAAAGCCCGGCACACTTGCCAGAATGTCCCCCAACGTCCGGTAGCCATAACGCTTGATCTCATCCGATGTAATGACGGTGGTGGAAGCCGGAGCCTCGGTGGCTTTTTGTTCAAATTTTGAGGCGCTGTAGACTTCCGGTACTTTGATTTGCATCAACGTCTCCAACGGTAGCTCAGTCAAATCCCGCGTCTGGTTCGTGCCATTATCTGCGCTCGCATTGGCAACCAGAGGAGGGTTGGTTAAATCCAACGCTTGATTTGTGCCATTGTCCGCGCTGGCCTTGATAGCCAGGAGGAGCAGCACGCTCAAAAAATACTGGCACCATGGCATGCACACCGACCGGATAGACAAAAGGAGGTTTCTTTTGTTCATATCTCTGATCAAGCGCTTTTCAGGATTGCCAGTAAATTCATTGGGTTCAGTGCCAGTAATGCTGGCAACCTAAATCCAGCACGATTGTTGCCATCTTGTTCGGAAAAATTGTGGTCGGCCTTTCGCAGGCTGCAAGCAGTAAATGCGAAAGCGACCGGAGAACTTGACAACGCCAGGCAAATACGCCGTCATAAAAGGCAACCTTGTGTGACCGGCAAACAAAAAGAAATCGGCCCCCCAACTTCATCGTGCCGCAGATTGGGTTTCGGCCCCGCCGCGGGGGAAAATGGCATCTACTGTCTATCGGAAAAAGCGGTTGTCGAAAACGGTGCGTGGCCAAAGATAATTGCCCTGTTTTTGGGTTTGATTTTTATCCTCGAATTCAGGGCTTCTGCACAGAATTCGTCCCCGACCGAATATCAGATTAAGGCGGCGTTTTTGTACAACTTCGCAAAATTTGTTGAATGGCCCCCTCGGGTTTTTGCAAGCCCAACTTCGCCGATTATCATCGACGTGTTGGGAGAGAACGTCTTTGGTGACAATTTGGAGCGGACCATCCATAACAAAACCGTCAACCATCACCCATTTCGATGTGAAGAAATCCGTTCGGTCAACGAGGCGACCAATTGCCAGATTTTGTTCATCAGCGCATCAGAAATACACCGTCTACCCAAGATTCTAAAAAGCCTGCGCGGTACGAATATCCTCACGGTGAGTGAGACAGACCACTTCATCGAAGCTGGCGGCATGATCAATTTCGTCATCGAAGACGACGAGATTCATTTTCAGATTAATGACGACGCAGCTAAAAGAGCTGGGTTGAAAATAAGCTCCAAATTATTGAGTCTAGCCGTGCATAATCATTGAGTCTTTAGCGGAACAGAAATCGCTTCAATTTGGGCCAGAGCGTCGAAGCCGGACAGGTCCGACGCTTCGTATTAAAAGACGACAATTGTGCCCAAATTTCAGGACATTTCCATCAAGCGGAAGTTAACGGTGATCATTATGATTGCCAGCACGGTCGCCTTGTTGCTGGTGTCCGTGGGCTTTGCAACTTATGAACTCATCACGTTCCGTCAAACCATGTCCCGCGATCTTTCAACGCTGGCTGAGATCGTCGGTAACCAGAGTACTGCAGCGCTGACCTATGGTGACAAGGACGCGGCGAAGGAAATTCTGACCGCATTGAGTGCCAAAAAGCACATTGTCGCCGCGGCACTTTACGACAAGGATAGAAAGCTAATGGCATCTTATTCTGGTGTCGAGAAATCGAATGTCGTCTTGCCCAGTCACCCGGAACCGGAAGCACTACGCTTTGAGCACAACGCCCTGGTCTTATTCCATCCAATTCGATTGGATGGCGATTTCGTTGGCACGGTGTATTTAAGGTCCGATTTGCAGGAAATCAACGAGCGATTTGAACGTTATGCGTTAATGATTCTGATTCTTATGCTCGCCTCGTGGGCTGTGACCCTATTTCTTTCTGCACTACTCCAGCGTGTCATTTCCCGCCCCATCTTTCATCTTGCCGAAACGGCCAAGGCGGTATCTGACAAAAAAAACTATTCTCTACGGGCAAACAAGCATGGCCGCGACGAACTGGGACAACTCATTGACGGTTTCAACGAGATGCTTGATCAGATTCAGCAGCGCGATTCGGAATTGCAACAAGCACACGACAAGCTTGAGCTCCGTGTCACGGAACGGACGCGGGATTTGCTTGCAGAAATTGCCGAGCGCCAACGTGCTGAGTCGTCATTGAAA
The Pirellulales bacterium DNA segment above includes these coding regions:
- a CDS encoding TonB-dependent receptor codes for the protein MLLLLAIKASADNGTNQALDLTNPPLVANASADNGTNQTRDLTELPLETLMQIKVPEVYSASKFEQKATEAPASTTVITSDEIKRYGYRTLGDILASVPGFYVSYDRDYDYLGTRGVNLGEANNHVLLLVNGHRINNDLNDSAAVDTSFLLDVDLIDRVEVIHGPGSVLYGNNAFLGVVNVITRQGKQIDGVETSGMYGSYNAYSGRATIGGQFTNSLQFLLSGTVYRSDGQENLFYPQYDTPAQNNGIAHNLDDDGFGSFFGSISYRDFGLEGGYINREKGNPTAQYGSTFNDSRLRTIDDRSYVTLKYEHKFSDTLDVSANVYYDRSAFEIGYPQPYGASAPGTIFFQQQETGEWAGGEVQVNKKIWDRHLFTIGGEFRDDFSQNNHVFQLEPVTGFSTSVYDQRQNYGIFAQDDFEVLTNLHLNAGIRYDQSYDRLDQFNPSWSPRAAIIYDPYRQSTFKFIYSTAFRDPSFYELSEAASLDVKPQPEDITSYELVYEQGIGRNLRSSVSGYYNRMNDLIDFENGSFTNFNADTLGTELALEGKWGNGISTRLSYTLQSTEYRNTSTGLPDSPVHLIKLNANAPLFRDKVFAGLEIQYTSESHTIFTDPTTGDTFLGPDSPGYTVVNFTLFGRNLIKNLDISASIYNLLNKTYYQPASNFHFQNAIQQDGRTFRVKLTYRF
- a CDS encoding YfiR family protein, with protein sequence MICAIVRAGLDSQEEQHAQKILAPWHAHRPDRQKEVSFVHISDQALFRIASKFIGFSASNAGNLNPARLLPSCSEKLWSAFRRLQAVNAKATGELDNARQIRRHKRQPCVTGKQKEIGPPTSSCRRLGFGPAAGENGIYCLSEKAVVENGAWPKIIALFLGLIFILEFRASAQNSSPTEYQIKAAFLYNFAKFVEWPPRVFASPTSPIIIDVLGENVFGDNLERTIHNKTVNHHPFRCEEIRSVNEATNCQILFISASEIHRLPKILKSLRGTNILTVSETDHFIEAGGMINFVIEDDEIHFQINDDAAKRAGLKISSKLLSLAVHNH